A DNA window from Chryseobacterium sp. MEBOG06 contains the following coding sequences:
- a CDS encoding ArsR family transcriptional regulator — MKQNTDKKPAKTCYNHLGGKLGMLLLEEFINKGWIAKEHATDKYFYITDEGTKGFTKLGIDLSQIKSEDLQK, encoded by the coding sequence ATGAAACAAAATACAGATAAAAAACCAGCCAAAACCTGCTATAATCATCTTGGCGGGAAACTGGGAATGCTCCTTCTGGAAGAGTTTATTAATAAAGGATGGATTGCAAAAGAACATGCCACCGACAAGTATTTTTATATTACCGATGAGGGTACAAAGGGATTTACAAAACTCGGGATTGATCTTTCACAAATAAAATCAGAAGATCTCCAAAAGTAA
- a CDS encoding ATP-binding protein: MEAKQIQKLFTHLEEVITWRINNSSEHFNVGAPEFKTSDHEGFQLGDYISGKELAHQEVVILLMALLPRLDPSLLKRIYLEFPGSVLFDFCSTNDNGRLFYPTVQAVQYILGGDSISERLKVMDYFGSNSVLIKEELIVFSGSAHEHTSLNSQINIHYEAFNTLMFGTELLPKMSNDFPAEQLHTRRSWTDLILPPATLDELQSIEAWYNSSRILMEDWDMQKKLKPGFRVLFYGEPGTGKTLAASLLGKYTKRPVFRVDVSMLVSKYIGETEKQLAKLFDKAENKNWILFFDEADAIFGKRTSVRDAHDKYANQEVSYLLQKIETFSGLIILASNFKNNMDKAFTRRFHSCIQFNNPKHEERLRIWQQNLPEQLDLEDIDLEEIAKRYELTGSNIMNVIQDVSLKTIALNEPGYKVSIEMLLDGIKKEYVKEEKIFS; this comes from the coding sequence ATGGAGGCAAAACAAATACAAAAATTATTTACGCATTTAGAAGAGGTTATTACATGGCGTATAAACAATTCTTCAGAACATTTTAATGTTGGAGCACCTGAATTTAAAACTAGTGACCATGAAGGTTTTCAATTAGGAGACTATATTTCAGGGAAAGAGCTTGCCCATCAGGAAGTTGTTATTCTTTTAATGGCTTTACTACCAAGATTGGATCCGTCATTGCTGAAACGCATTTATTTAGAGTTTCCAGGTAGTGTCCTGTTTGACTTCTGTTCAACCAATGATAACGGCAGGCTCTTTTATCCAACAGTTCAGGCTGTTCAGTATATTTTGGGTGGAGACAGCATTTCAGAGCGATTGAAAGTAATGGATTATTTCGGCTCAAATTCAGTTTTGATTAAAGAAGAGCTTATTGTCTTTTCAGGCTCAGCACATGAGCATACCTCACTGAATAGCCAGATAAATATTCATTATGAAGCTTTTAATACTCTGATGTTTGGAACAGAACTATTGCCAAAAATGAGTAATGACTTTCCGGCAGAGCAACTACATACGCGCCGGTCATGGACAGATCTGATACTCCCGCCCGCCACATTAGATGAACTTCAAAGCATTGAGGCCTGGTACAACAGCAGCCGGATACTTATGGAAGACTGGGACATGCAGAAAAAACTTAAGCCGGGCTTCCGGGTGTTGTTTTATGGAGAGCCGGGAACCGGAAAAACTCTTGCCGCCAGCCTCTTGGGGAAATACACCAAACGTCCGGTCTTTAGAGTCGATGTTTCTATGCTGGTCTCAAAATATATCGGAGAAACAGAAAAGCAGTTGGCTAAGTTATTTGACAAAGCAGAAAATAAAAACTGGATTTTATTTTTTGATGAGGCAGACGCTATTTTCGGAAAACGAACCTCAGTAAGAGATGCCCATGACAAATATGCCAATCAGGAAGTTTCTTATTTGTTACAAAAGATAGAAACATTCTCAGGACTTATCATTTTGGCATCCAACTTTAAAAATAATATGGATAAAGCCTTTACGCGACGCTTTCATAGCTGCATACAATTCAATAATCCAAAGCATGAAGAGCGTCTGCGTATCTGGCAGCAGAATTTACCCGAACAATTAGACCTTGAAGACATTGATCTGGAAGAAATCGCCAAACGATACGAGCTCACAGGTTCTAATATTATGAACGTAATACAGGATGTAAGTTTAAAAACAATTGCGTTGAATGAACCAGGTTACAAAGTAAGCATAGAGATGTTATTAGACGGGATCAAAAAAGAATATGTAAAAGAAGAAAAGATCTTTTCATAA
- a CDS encoding lysozyme, whose translation MKTSQKGINLIVSFEGFSSSPYLDSAGIPTIGYGNTYYPGGKKVTMKDPAITREKATELFSTVLPTYEKIVSNKVKVVLTQNQYDALVSHTYNTGGSDTLFSLVNKKAGESEIRNWFTTKYITAGGKVLNGLIRRRKAEADLFFSK comes from the coding sequence ATGAAAACATCACAAAAAGGAATCAATCTGATTGTATCATTTGAAGGCTTCAGCTCTAGTCCTTATCTGGATTCAGCAGGAATTCCAACGATAGGTTATGGTAATACCTACTATCCGGGAGGAAAGAAGGTCACCATGAAAGATCCCGCAATCACAAGAGAAAAAGCGACAGAATTATTTTCGACTGTTTTACCAACTTACGAAAAAATTGTCAGCAATAAAGTGAAAGTGGTCCTTACCCAAAATCAATATGATGCCCTTGTATCACATACTTACAATACCGGAGGATCTGATACGCTATTTTCTTTAGTCAATAAAAAAGCAGGAGAGTCCGAAATCAGAAACTGGTTCACCACCAAATATATTACTGCCGGAGGAAAAGTTTTAAACGGTTTGATCCGCAGAAGAAAAGCAGAAGCTGATCTGTTCTTTTCGAAGTAA
- a CDS encoding 5-fold beta-flower protein has product MKKIGIISFLLFGLSIASAQTIESGSHSTKGYIKSDGTIENSSHSTVGYIKSDGTIENKSHSTIGYIKSDGTIENKSRSTVGYVKSDGTVENSSHSTMGYIKDDGTVENSSHSTIGYARGIKKEWAAVAYFFFKVD; this is encoded by the coding sequence ATGAAAAAAATAGGAATTATTTCCTTTCTTCTCTTCGGCCTTTCTATAGCAAGTGCACAAACGATAGAGTCGGGAAGCCACAGCACAAAAGGCTATATCAAATCTGACGGAACCATTGAAAACAGCAGCCATTCCACTGTGGGGTATATCAAGTCAGATGGAACAATCGAAAATAAAAGCCACTCCACCATCGGGTACATCAAAAGCGATGGGACTATAGAAAACAAAAGCCGTTCTACCGTAGGCTATGTCAAAAGTGACGGTACTGTAGAAAATAGCAGTCATTCCACCATGGGTTATATCAAAGACGATGGAACGGTAGAAAACAGCAGCCACAGTACTATTGGCTATGCAAGGGGCATTAAAAAAGAGTGGGCGGCTGTAGCGTATTTCTTCTTCAAAGTAGATTAA
- a CDS encoding helix-turn-helix domain-containing protein yields the protein MTDINEKICSFITKNWLIPWLKEGKSQTSFAKNHGIEESTIRKIKSGESYRIPVETLFKMCETRKISLSDFFTLINE from the coding sequence ATGACAGATATAAACGAAAAAATTTGTTCGTTCATTACAAAAAATTGGTTAATACCTTGGCTTAAAGAAGGTAAGTCACAAACTTCTTTTGCGAAAAACCATGGTATAGAAGAAAGTACTATTAGAAAAATTAAAAGCGGAGAATCTTACAGAATACCTGTTGAAACACTTTTTAAAATGTGTGAAACAAGAAAGATTAGTTTATCTGATTTCTTTACACTTATAAATGAATAA
- a CDS encoding T9SS type A sorting domain-containing protein, with protein MRKILLLFVFISLHSFAQCWQSLGAGNDHSVGIKTDGSLWGWGVNFSGQLADLNVNGKKVPTRIGILRDWKIVIAGNDQTFAIKTDGTLWAWGDNDYGQLGDGTTVSKRIPIQVGTANNWQSVSIGENHVAGLKTDGTLWAWGNNSDGQLGDGTKITKKTPTQIGTATDWKSVDAGNNYSAGIKTDGTLWAWGTNFDGRLGDGTKIIKMIPTQIGTDINWKSVDASDGYSVAVKTDGTLWTWGSNVYGQLGNGTTVSSNIPAQIGTATNWLNASARNGATFATRADGTLWSWGYNYYGHLGNGTSGSANGGASPVQVGSSTDNLQIFAGKNHVLVKTIDGSLKVCGVNNYGQLGDGTSTTNTVNNDKNTFISIDCPGVCIPPTQLAATNITSSKATINWTAATQAPSNGYLYLYSTNPAIGGNNGATPSTTVNLTNLLPDTTYYWWVAPDCGFSWVDWIAGGSFTTLPTTETGCWQSAKAGNSHAIGLKADGTLWAWGDNFDGQLGDGTNIDKNKPTPVGTANNWTKIAAGTSYSAGIKADGTLWTWGNNSWGQLGDGTTTKRNTPTQVGTATDWVSVVAGYSHTVAIKSNGTLWSWGGNSKGQLGDSTTVNKTLPVQIGTAADWLAATSKGNHTLAIKTDGTLWAWGDNSKGQLGNGISAASTFPVQIGTATNWKDIDEGGSHSIAIKTDGTLWTWGDNKWGQLGDGSTGSRNIPTQVGTDANWRSINTNFNGSVIATKTDGSLWTWGHNGLGQLGDGTETHRSAPMRIGTASNWENIAAGGNNTLAVNANGFLAISGQNTWGTIGDGTNIQRKIFTPVACPAAIVVFNGGSAKTANEISAKADQLKVYPNPVQDILTISYDQKILSVTVFNTAGKPVLTKTINDTKGTLDVSVLLSGVYQVKVNGADGFVKTVKVIKR; from the coding sequence ATGAGAAAAATACTTTTATTATTTGTATTCATCAGTTTGCATTCCTTTGCCCAATGCTGGCAAAGTCTTGGTGCAGGTAATGACCATTCAGTAGGAATAAAAACAGACGGCTCATTGTGGGGCTGGGGAGTTAATTTCTCCGGGCAACTGGCCGACCTAAACGTCAACGGCAAAAAGGTCCCGACCCGAATAGGAATATTAAGAGATTGGAAAATTGTTATTGCCGGCAATGACCAGACTTTTGCTATCAAAACAGATGGAACACTGTGGGCATGGGGAGATAATGATTATGGACAGTTAGGTGACGGAACTACTGTTTCAAAAAGAATTCCAATACAGGTGGGGACAGCCAACAACTGGCAGAGTGTCAGCATAGGAGAAAATCATGTGGCAGGACTCAAAACAGATGGAACATTATGGGCTTGGGGGAATAATAGTGATGGCCAATTAGGTGACGGAACTAAAATTACAAAAAAGACCCCAACGCAAATCGGAACCGCTACGGATTGGAAAAGTGTTGATGCTGGCAATAACTATTCTGCAGGAATCAAAACAGATGGGACATTATGGGCCTGGGGAACTAATTTTGACGGGCGGTTAGGAGATGGAACCAAAATTATAAAAATGATCCCGACCCAAATAGGAACCGATATCAACTGGAAAAGTGTTGATGCTTCTGATGGTTATTCGGTAGCGGTCAAAACAGATGGTACGCTATGGACATGGGGCTCGAATGTTTATGGACAATTAGGAAATGGAACGACGGTCAGCAGCAATATTCCTGCCCAAATAGGAACGGCAACCAACTGGCTCAATGCATCTGCCAGAAATGGGGCTACATTTGCAACGAGAGCAGATGGAACACTTTGGTCATGGGGGTATAATTATTACGGACATTTGGGTAATGGTACCAGTGGATCAGCCAATGGTGGAGCATCACCAGTACAGGTAGGCTCTTCTACGGACAACTTACAGATTTTTGCCGGAAAAAATCATGTGCTTGTAAAAACTATTGACGGTTCTTTAAAGGTTTGTGGAGTAAATAATTACGGACAGCTGGGTGACGGAACTTCTACTACCAATACCGTCAACAATGATAAAAATACATTTATTTCTATTGATTGTCCGGGGGTTTGCATTCCTCCCACACAATTGGCAGCAACCAATATTACTTCTTCAAAGGCTACTATTAACTGGACCGCAGCCACTCAGGCTCCCAGTAATGGATATCTGTATCTTTACAGCACCAATCCTGCTATTGGAGGAAATAATGGAGCTACTCCCTCTACAACAGTCAATTTGACTAATTTATTACCTGATACCACTTATTACTGGTGGGTGGCACCTGATTGCGGCTTCAGCTGGGTAGATTGGATAGCAGGAGGTTCTTTTACCACACTTCCTACAACTGAAACCGGATGCTGGCAAAGTGCTAAAGCTGGGAATTCTCATGCGATAGGGCTCAAAGCAGATGGAACACTATGGGCCTGGGGCGATAATTTTGACGGACAGCTGGGAGATGGAACCAATATTGATAAAAATAAGCCAACACCAGTTGGAACTGCAAATAACTGGACGAAAATAGCTGCTGGAACTTCTTATTCCGCAGGAATCAAAGCAGATGGAACACTTTGGACCTGGGGGAATAATTCCTGGGGACAGTTAGGGGATGGAACTACAACCAAGAGAAATACGCCAACACAGGTAGGAACAGCAACAGACTGGGTAAGTGTTGTCGCTGGATATAGCCATACAGTAGCTATAAAATCAAATGGAACACTGTGGAGTTGGGGAGGTAATTCCAAAGGACAATTAGGAGATAGTACAACGGTCAATAAAACCTTACCGGTGCAAATAGGAACAGCAGCAGACTGGCTCGCTGCCACATCCAAAGGAAATCATACGCTCGCCATAAAAACAGATGGAACGCTATGGGCCTGGGGAGATAATTCCAAAGGACAGTTAGGTAATGGTATTTCTGCAGCAAGCACTTTTCCTGTTCAAATAGGTACAGCAACGAATTGGAAAGATATTGATGAAGGAGGAAGCCACTCGATAGCCATTAAAACAGACGGAACGCTTTGGACATGGGGAGATAATAAATGGGGCCAGTTAGGTGACGGAAGTACAGGTTCAAGGAATATCCCAACACAGGTGGGAACAGATGCAAATTGGAGAAGTATTAACACCAACTTTAATGGTTCTGTTATTGCCACTAAAACAGATGGAAGTCTCTGGACATGGGGACATAATGGTTTGGGCCAATTAGGTGATGGTACAGAGACACACAGATCTGCACCGATGCGTATTGGGACAGCTTCCAATTGGGAGAATATTGCAGCAGGGGGAAATAATACACTGGCTGTAAATGCTAATGGATTTTTAGCCATCAGTGGTCAGAATACCTGGGGAACGATAGGAGATGGGACCAATATTCAAAGGAAAATTTTCACGCCTGTTGCCTGCCCTGCAGCGATTGTAGTTTTTAATGGAGGTTCAGCAAAAACGGCTAATGAAATTTCAGCGAAGGCAGATCAGCTGAAAGTTTATCCAAATCCTGTACAGGATATCCTGACGATCTCGTATGACCAAAAGATTCTTTCGGTAACGGTTTTCAATACCGCAGGGAAACCGGTACTTACGAAAACGATCAATGATACTAAAGGAACACTTGATGTTTCTGTTCTTTTATCAGGGGTTTATCAGGTGAAAGTAAATGGAGCTGATGGCTTTGTAAAAACAGTAAAAGTGATCAAGCGATAA
- a CDS encoding bacteriocin-like protein, giving the protein MKNLKKLSRNYLKDVKGGQAWFADTSCGVQATTTQNWTAAEADAWRERLEANYCATPTHSGPGNNLA; this is encoded by the coding sequence ATGAAGAATTTAAAAAAATTATCTCGTAATTATCTTAAAGATGTAAAAGGAGGACAAGCTTGGTTTGCTGATACATCTTGTGGTGTACAAGCTACAACGACTCAGAATTGGACTGCAGCAGAAGCTGATGCATGGCGTGAGAGGCTTGAAGCAAATTACTGCGCAACGCCTACTCATAGTGGTCCTGGCAATAATCTAGCGTAA
- a CDS encoding GLPGLI family protein, with protein sequence MHYYKKLLQLFILFYSVLSYAQSYKQDTLRGEFTYQLKAKFDTRTENRYEELFSLQIGDNRSFFASTISLKGDSVMTNSGTTTNNPDGSITLGWKKGVVIPKTNLSFTIIQSNENVQYFRWVGMSLLTYKEPVIKNWKLVDETKIINTISCKKAEATFKGRNWIAWYSPEIPLPYGPYKFSGLPGLIIKISDDKGDYSFELVKSVSDSKLKGKLINIKKSRFTGAIETTQPKLKQALRNADANAAAVLASYGTTIIKGQEMVRQREKEREENLKYENPLELE encoded by the coding sequence ATGCATTATTATAAAAAGCTACTTCAACTATTCATCTTATTTTATAGTGTTTTATCTTATGCTCAATCATACAAACAGGATACTTTGCGTGGCGAGTTTACTTATCAGCTAAAAGCTAAATTTGATACACGAACAGAGAATAGATACGAAGAACTATTTTCATTACAAATAGGAGATAATCGTTCATTTTTTGCTAGTACCATATCGCTTAAAGGTGATTCAGTAATGACAAATTCTGGAACAACAACAAATAATCCTGATGGAAGTATAACTCTTGGTTGGAAAAAAGGAGTAGTAATTCCAAAAACAAATTTATCATTTACCATTATACAATCCAATGAAAATGTCCAATACTTTAGATGGGTTGGCATGTCATTACTCACCTATAAAGAACCAGTAATAAAGAATTGGAAACTTGTAGATGAAACAAAAATAATTAATACAATTAGTTGTAAAAAAGCAGAAGCTACCTTTAAAGGAAGAAATTGGATTGCATGGTATTCTCCTGAAATTCCGCTACCCTATGGTCCATATAAATTTAGTGGATTACCAGGATTAATAATTAAGATATCAGATGATAAAGGAGATTATAGCTTTGAGCTTGTAAAATCTGTATCTGATTCTAAATTGAAAGGAAAACTAATTAACATTAAGAAAAGCAGATTTACCGGAGCAATAGAAACAACACAACCGAAACTTAAACAGGCATTAAGAAATGCAGATGCCAATGCAGCTGCTGTACTTGCAAGTTATGGAACCACAATCATAAAAGGGCAGGAAATGGTAAGACAAAGAGAAAAAGAAAGAGAAGAAAACCTAAAATATGAAAATCCATTAGAATTAGAATAA